In the Sus scrofa isolate TJ Tabasco breed Duroc chromosome 7, Sscrofa11.1, whole genome shotgun sequence genome, one interval contains:
- the FAM161B gene encoding protein FAM161B: MVLTCAVFGAPLGPPPGALPDRTYLENKPIRRRILPAEERDHFVYLPGSQSAAQARKGRNLTCVARAATAAVTPLSLPRFCLCPAEEMTVGSSSGSSCGAQWSPQMFPPKSSSDTETEEQPPGDGLVLPRAGRLSEFLSPEEETDSTSDSTGSFYETLQALRQKGRWCLLESLYPSDPDSDGSLSEDDEDLDSFFQDKGRGKPQVHHPSSPRCGSRRRCHSLSHLPSDTPTAQPPSGSRPPSQHRSISSWASSITVPQPFRMTLREARKKAQWLASPASFEHERQQAQKQGQEEAECHRQFRAQPVPAHVYLPLYQEIVERSEARRRAGIQKRKELLLSSLKPFSFLEKEEQRKKAAQQRDLAAAAKVKVPKQKATKRIPKSILEPTLGDKLQEAELLRKIRIQMRALDMLQMASSPIPSSSSRRADPQLRTATRTRKEKLGFLQTDFGFQPRVNPVVPDYEGLYKAFQKRAAKRRDTREVTRNKPFLLRTASLRHTSRPCDVAASEGRRESPQPPATPLPRSRSLSGLASLSANTLPVHITDATRKRESAVRSSLEKKDKADESTQWLEMHKRKCQEISKSVTLRAKAMDPHKSLEEVFKAKLKENRNNDRKRAKEYKKELEEMKKRIQIRPYLFEQVTKDLARKEAEQRYRNTLKQAGLDEDFVKNKGQGNQASQWKEQSEVHDCPSTHETTKLQHQESTQDLEESLQQPTSPKKELEKLSYELQNNLRSLV; the protein is encoded by the exons ATGGTGCTGACTTGCGCCGTATTTGGCGCCCCGCTAGGCCCGCCTCCGGGAGCACTTCCGGA TAGAACTTACCTAGAGAATAAGCCAATCAGAAGACGAATCTTGCCTGCCGAGGAAAGGGACCATTTCGTGTATCTGCCTGGAAGCCAATCAGCGGCCCAAGCGAGAAAGGGGCGGAACCTGACCTGCGTAGCTAGGGCAGCTACAGCAGCTGTCACGCCACTGTCTCTTCCACGCTTCTGTCTCTGCCCAGCTGAGGAGATGACCGTGGGGAGCTCCTCGGGAAGCTCCTGCGGCGCTCAGTGGAGTCCTCag atGTTTCCCCCCAAATCCTCctcagacacagagacagaagagCAGCCGCCTGGGGATGGGCTGGTTTTGCCCAGAGCTGGCAGGCTCAGTGAGTTCCTCAGCCCAGAGGAGGAGACAGATTCTACTTCTGATTCAACGGGGAGCTTTTATGAGACCCTGCAAGCGCTGAGGCAGAAAGGCAGGTGGTGCCTGTTGGAATCCCTTTATCCCTCTGACCCAGACAGTGATGGGAGCCTCTCTGAAGATGACGAGGACCTGGACAGTTTCTTCCAAGACAAAGGCAGGGGGAAGCCACAGGTGCACCACCCCTCATCTCCAAG GTGCGGCTCCAGAAGACGCTGCCACTCCCTGAGCCACCTGCCCAGTGACACCCCCACGGCTCAGCCACCCTCTGGCTCCAGGCCTCCCTCCCAGCACAGAAGCATCAGCTCCTGGGCATCATCCATCACCGTCCCTCAGCCATTCCGCATGACGCTGCGAGAGGCCAGGAAGAAGGCCCAGTGGCTGGCCTCCCCTGCCTCTTTTGAGCACGAGAGGCAGCAGGCCCAGAAGCAGGGCCAGGAGGAGGCCGAGTGCCACCGGCAGTTCCGGGCACAGCCCGTGCCTGCGCATGTCTACCTGCCCCTCTACCAGGAGATCGTGGAGCGCAGCGAGGCGCGCAGGCGGGCAGGGATCCAGAAGAGGAAGGAACTGCTCCTCTCTTCCTTGAAGCCCTTcagcttcctggagaaggaggaGCAGCGAAAGAAAGCTGCTCAACAGAGGGACTTGGCCGCCGCAGCTAAGGTCAAAGTCCCCAAGCAGAAGGCCACCAAGAGGATCCCCAAGTCCATTCTGGAGCCCACCCTCGGGGACAAACTCCAAG AAGCTGAGCTCTTGAGGAAAATTCGCATCCAGATGAGAGCCCTGGACATGCTGCAGATGGCCTCCTCCCCCATCCCGTCCTCCAGTAGCCGCCGGGCTGACCCACAGCTTCGCACAGCCACCCGGACCCGGAAGGAAAAGCTTGGGTTTCTGCAAACTGACTTTGGATTCCAGCCTCGGGTGAATCCTGTCGTCCCTGACTATGAGGGCCTTTACAAGGCCTTCCAGAAAAGAGCCGCCAAGAGAAGGGACACGAGGGAGGTGACCCGCAACAAGCCCTTCTTGCTGAGAACCGCCAGCCTGCGTCACACTTCACGGCCCTGTGATGTCGCTGCCTCTGAAGGGAGGAGG GAATCTCCACAGCCCCCCGCCACACCCCTGCCAAGGAGTCGTTCCCTGAGTGGCCTTGCTTCCCTCTCTGCCAACACCCTCCCTGTGCACATCACAGACGCCACCAGGAAGAGGGAGTCTGCAGTCAG AAGTTCACTTGAGAAAAAGGACAAAGCAGATGAAAGTACTCAGTGGTTGGAGATGCACAAAAGGAAGTGTCAAGAGATATCGAAATCTGTGACTTTGCGTGCAAAAGCCATGGATCCCCATAAAAGCCTGGAGGAAGTATTCAAAGCAAAGCTGAAAGAGAATAG GAACAATGACCGTAAAAGAGCAAAAGAGTATAAGAAAGAACTGgaggaaatgaagaagagaaTACAAATAAGGCCCTATCTCTTTGAACAAGTTACCAAG GATCTTGCCAGGAAGGAAGCAGAACAACGGTATCGAAACACCCTGAAGCAGGCTGGGCTGGATGAAGACTTTGTGAAGAACAAGGGTCAGGGCAACCAGGCTTCACAGTGGAAGGAGCAGTCAGAAGTCCATGATTGTCCCAG CACTCATGAAACTACAAAACTCCAGCATCAGGAATCCACACAGGATCTAGAAGAATCTCTACAACAGCCTACAAGTCCCAAGAAAGAACTGGAGAAGCTCTCTTATGAATTACAAAATAATCTCAGATCACTTGTTTAA
- the COQ6 gene encoding ubiquinone biosynthesis monooxygenase COQ6, mitochondrial, producing MAARLAGSRSGTALSAAQRGPLVSCRRWAGATADTVYDVVVSGGGMVGAAMACALGHDIHFGDKKILLLEAGPKKVLGKLPETYSNRVSSISPGSATLLSSFGAWDHICNMRYRAFRRMQVWDACSEALIMFDKDNLDDMGYIVENDVIMQALTKQLEAVSDRVTVLYKSKAVSYTWPYPFSMADSSPWVHITLGDGSTLQTKLLIGADGHNSGVRQAAGIRDVSWNYDQSAVVATLHLSEPTENNVAWQRFLPSGPIALLPLSDTLSSLVWSTSHEHAAELVSMDEEKFVDAINSAFWSDANHTDLVDSASSVLHYVVSILKPTKVSARQLPPSVAKVDAKSQVLFPLGLGHAAEYVRPRLALIGDAAHRVHPLAGQGVNMGFGDISSLVHHLRTAAFNGKDLGSMSHLTGYETDRQRHNTALLAATDLLKRLYSTSATPLVLLRTWGLQATNAVSPLKEQIMAFASK from the exons ATGGCTGCCCGGCTGGCTGGCAGCCGATCGGGGACTGCTCTTTCTGCTGCCCAGAGAGGCCCGCTAGTTTCCTGTCGGAGGTGGGCCGGCGCCACGGCTGACACCGTGTATGATGTTGTGGTGTCGGGTGGAGGCATGGTGGGCGCCGCTATGGCCTGTGCCTTGG gacATGATATTCACTTTGGTGACAAGAAAATTCTGTTGCTAGAAGCAGGTCCAAAGaaagtattggggaaattacCAGAAACTTACAGCAACAGGGTCAGCTCCATTTCCCCTGGCTCTGCAACCCTTCTCAGTA GTTTTGGTGCCTGGGACCACATCTGCAACATGAGATACAGAGCCTTTCGGCGAATGCAG GTGTGGGATGCCTGCTCCGAGGCCCTGATCATGTTTGACAAGGATAATTTAGATGACATGGGCTATATCGTGGAGAATGATGTCATCATGCAGGCCCTCACGAAGCAGCTGGAGGCTGTGTCAG ACCGAGTGACCGTTCTCTACAAGAGCAAAGCAGTCAGCTATACCTGGCCTTACCCATTTTCCATGGCAGACTCCAGCCCTTGGGTTCATATTACCCTAGGTGATGGCAGCACCCTCCAGACCAAATTGTTG ATTGGTGCTGATGGTCACAACTCAGGAGTACGGCAGGCTGCTGGAATCCGGGATGTTAGCTGGAACTATGACCAGTCCGCTGTTGTGGCTACTTTGCATTTATCAGAG CCCACGGAAAACAATGTAGCTTGGCAGAGATTTCTTCCGTCTGGGCCCATTGCTCTGCTCCCG CTCTCGGACACTTTGAGTTCCTTGGTTTGGTCCACATCCCATGAACACGCAGCAGAGCTGGTCAGTATGGATGAGGAAAAGTTTGTGGATGCCATTAACTCTGCCTTT TGGAGTGATGCTAACCACACAGACCTCGTCGACTCGGCCAGCTCCGTGCTGCACTATGTGGTTTCCATTCTGAAGCCCACTAAGGTCTCAGCTCGCCAGCTGCCCCCAAGTGTAGCCAAGGTGGATGCCAAAAGCCAGGTACTGTTTCCTCTTGGGTTGGGACACGCTGCTGAGTACGTCCGGCCTCGGCTGGCACTCATTGG GGATGCCGCCCACAGAGTCCACCCACTTGCAGGACAAGGTGTCAACATGGGCTTTGGGGATATCTCCAGCTTGGTCCATCACCTCAGAACTGCAGCCTTCAACGGGAAAGACTTAG gCTCCATGAGCCACCTCACAGGTTATGAAACAGACAGACAACGTCACAACACTGCTCTTCTGGCTGCTACTGACCTACTCAAAAGGCTCTATTCCACCAGTGCCACCCCACTTGTGCTGCTCAGGACGTGGGGCTTGCAAGCTACAAATGCAGTATCTCCACTCAAA GAGCAGATTATGGCCTTTGCAAGCAAATGA